The Candidatus Hydrogenedentota bacterium genome includes a window with the following:
- the hydG gene encoding [FeFe] hydrogenase H-cluster radical SAM maturase HydG — protein MGVFSETVPLDVARIEAAIAAGEPDPARVGEVLDKALEMKGLNEEEVGCLTTVTDPELLERLFAAARKVKEEIYGRRIVMFAPLYVSNLCKNVCKYCAFRSDNPAVTRRALTQEEVAQETRNIIDQGQKRILLVAGESYPEEDGLDYIFKCIDTIYSVKHGNGEVRRVNVNLAPLTVEEFKALHAKKIGTYQLFQETYHRPTYAQVHVSGRKSDYDWRVSAPGRAMEAGIDDIGMGVLFGLYDWRFEAMALMQHIAHLEKRFGVGCHTISVPRIEPAVGADMSYNPPHPVSDDDFRKLVAILRLAVPYTGMIMSTRETPEMRRETLALGVSQISAGSRTNPGGYCEEEKFDASQFSLGDHRPVDEVIRDVAELGYIPSFCTGCYRMGRTGADFMDLAKPGLIKSYCGVNALSTFMEFLVHYGSPETRAAGEACIAQALGEMPPNLREKASTMVEKVKAGARDVYV, from the coding sequence ATGGGTGTGTTTTCGGAGACCGTCCCCCTGGATGTCGCGCGCATTGAGGCGGCCATCGCCGCCGGGGAGCCCGATCCCGCGCGGGTCGGCGAGGTGCTGGACAAGGCGCTGGAGATGAAGGGGCTCAATGAGGAGGAGGTCGGCTGCCTAACCACCGTGACGGATCCGGAGCTGCTGGAGCGGCTCTTCGCGGCGGCCCGGAAGGTGAAGGAGGAGATTTACGGGCGGCGCATCGTCATGTTCGCCCCCCTCTACGTGTCCAACCTCTGCAAGAACGTGTGCAAGTACTGCGCCTTCCGCAGCGACAACCCGGCGGTGACCCGCCGGGCGCTCACGCAGGAGGAGGTGGCGCAGGAGACCCGGAACATCATTGACCAGGGCCAGAAGCGCATCCTGCTGGTGGCCGGCGAGTCCTACCCCGAGGAGGACGGGCTGGACTACATCTTCAAGTGCATAGACACCATCTACTCCGTCAAGCACGGCAACGGCGAGGTGCGCCGGGTCAACGTGAACCTCGCGCCGCTCACGGTGGAGGAGTTCAAAGCCCTCCACGCCAAAAAGATCGGCACCTACCAGCTCTTCCAGGAAACCTACCACCGGCCCACCTACGCCCAGGTGCACGTGTCGGGCCGCAAGAGCGACTACGACTGGCGCGTCTCCGCGCCCGGCCGCGCCATGGAGGCCGGCATTGACGACATCGGCATGGGCGTCCTGTTCGGCCTGTACGACTGGCGCTTCGAGGCCATGGCCCTCATGCAGCACATCGCGCACCTGGAAAAGCGCTTCGGCGTCGGATGCCACACCATCAGCGTGCCCCGCATCGAGCCCGCCGTCGGCGCCGACATGTCCTACAACCCGCCCCACCCCGTCAGCGACGACGACTTCCGCAAGCTGGTCGCCATCCTGCGCCTCGCCGTGCCCTACACCGGCATGATCATGAGCACCCGCGAGACCCCCGAAATGCGGCGCGAGACCCTCGCCCTCGGCGTGTCCCAGATCTCCGCGGGCAGCCGCACGAACCCCGGCGGCTACTGCGAGGAGGAGAAGTTCGACGCCAGCCAGTTCTCCCTCGGCGACCACCGTCCGGTGGACGAGGTGATCCGCGACGTGGCGGAGCTGGGCTACATCCCGTCCTTCTGCACCGGGTGCTACCGCATGGGCCGCACGGGCGCCGACTTCATGGACCTGGCGAAGCCGGGGCTCATCAAGAGCTACTGCGGCGTGAACGCCCTGAGCACCTTCATGGAGTTCCTGGTCCACTACGGCAGCCCGGAAACCCGCGCCGCGGGCGAGGCCTGCATCGCGCAGGCCCTAGGGG
- a CDS encoding bifunctional methionine sulfoxide reductase B/A protein: MRPLTPEEEHVIVQKGTERPFTGKYYRHTEAGTYTCRRCGAPLYLSQSKFDAGCGWPSFDDEIPGAVTRKPDEDGMRTEILCAKCGGHLGHVFLGENFTPKNTRHCVNSVSLDFVPQGADQAAPQAVPQPVVAGPQRAIFAGGCFWGVEYYFQNAPGVISTRVGYIGGGKPNPTYEEVCNHGTGHAEALEVVFDPAKTTFEALARLFFEIHDPTQVNRQGPDIGDQYRSVVFYLDDAQRQTAEHLIGLLREKGFNVATQVVPAGEFWPAEDYHQQYYQKKGSTPYCHVRVKRF, from the coding sequence ATGCGACCCTTGACCCCTGAGGAGGAGCACGTCATCGTGCAAAAGGGGACCGAGCGCCCCTTCACCGGGAAATATTACCGCCACACCGAGGCGGGCACCTACACCTGCCGGCGCTGTGGCGCGCCGTTGTACCTGTCCCAGAGCAAATTCGACGCGGGCTGCGGCTGGCCGAGTTTTGACGACGAGATCCCCGGCGCGGTGACGCGAAAGCCCGACGAGGACGGCATGCGCACGGAGATCCTGTGCGCGAAATGCGGCGGGCACCTCGGTCATGTGTTCCTGGGCGAGAATTTTACCCCCAAGAACACTCGGCACTGTGTGAACTCGGTATCCCTCGACTTCGTGCCGCAGGGCGCGGATCAGGCCGCGCCGCAGGCAGTTCCGCAGCCTGTGGTCGCGGGCCCCCAGCGCGCGATTTTCGCCGGTGGGTGTTTCTGGGGCGTGGAGTACTATTTCCAGAACGCTCCGGGCGTGATTTCAACCCGCGTGGGATACATCGGCGGCGGCAAGCCCAACCCCACCTACGAGGAGGTGTGCAACCACGGCACCGGCCATGCCGAGGCGCTGGAGGTGGTGTTTGACCCGGCCAAGACCACTTTCGAGGCCCTCGCGCGGCTCTTCTTCGAGATACACGATCCCACCCAGGTCAACCGCCAGGGGCCCGACATCGGCGACCAGTACCGGTCCGTCGTGTTCTACCTCGACGATGCCCAGCGGCAGACCGCCGAGCACCTGATCGGCCTGCTGCGCGAAAAGGGCTTCAACGTGGCCACGCAGGTCGTCCCCGCCGGGGAGTTCTGGCCCGCCGAGGACTACCACCAGCAGTACTACCAGAAAAAGGGGTCCACCCCCTACTGCCACGTCCGCGTCAAGCGCTTCTGA
- a CDS encoding N-acetyltransferase: protein MDEVRKPRLTEVVAMKSLLDEAAAAGQVLPRQLPELYENVRDFHVHADDSGVGGLVALHIDMVDLAEVRSLAVRPDLRGRGIGRRLVEAVLAEASDLHITRVYAFTRMPEFFKSLGFAVVDRAELPYKVYKDCQRCPLYPNCDEIAVARRLDAPEAAQGMEVMPS from the coding sequence ATGGATGAGGTGAGAAAACCCCGGCTGACCGAGGTGGTGGCGATGAAGTCCCTGCTGGACGAGGCCGCCGCCGCGGGTCAGGTGCTGCCCCGGCAGCTCCCGGAACTGTACGAGAACGTGCGCGATTTCCACGTCCACGCCGACGACAGCGGCGTGGGCGGCCTGGTGGCGCTGCACATTGACATGGTGGACCTGGCGGAGGTGCGGTCGCTGGCGGTGCGCCCGGACCTGCGGGGGCGCGGCATCGGCCGGCGGCTGGTGGAGGCGGTGCTCGCGGAGGCGTCTGACCTGCACATCACGCGGGTCTACGCCTTCACCCGGATGCCGGAGTTCTTCAAGAGCCTCGGCTTTGCCGTGGTGGACCGGGCCGAGCTGCCGTACAAGGTGTACAAGGATTGCCAGCGCTGCCCGCTGTATCCCAACTGTGACGAAATCGCCGTGGCGCGGCGGCTTGACGCCCCCGAAGCCGCGCAGGGAATGGAGGTAATGCCATCATGA
- a CDS encoding pyrroline-5-carboxylate reductase gives MNTCTGTLGFLGFGNMGLAIAAGLLDRKVYPAKRILVFDPESARQAAAREMGLRVVETPRELAAAADTLMFAVKPQVWRAAAESLASALRGDALVLSIMAGVPIAALRAALGGKAKVIRIMPNTPAMVRAGAAGIAPGPGCGEADADLARTVFEAVGVAEIVKEKDLDAITALSGSGPAYFFLLVECLTKAAVAEGLDEAVAARLAAQTALGAGRLLAESGEPASVLRERVTSKGGTTFAALETFRARNFEETVLAAVQAAAARSRELGK, from the coding sequence ATGAACACATGCACGGGAACGCTCGGTTTTCTGGGGTTTGGCAACATGGGCCTCGCCATTGCGGCGGGTCTGCTGGACCGCAAGGTCTATCCGGCGAAACGCATCCTGGTGTTTGACCCCGAATCGGCCCGGCAGGCGGCGGCGCGGGAAATGGGCCTGCGGGTGGTGGAGACGCCGCGGGAGCTGGCGGCGGCGGCGGACACGCTGATGTTCGCCGTGAAGCCCCAGGTGTGGCGCGCGGCGGCGGAGTCTCTCGCCTCGGCGCTCCGGGGGGACGCGCTCGTCCTCTCCATCATGGCGGGCGTGCCCATTGCGGCGCTGCGCGCGGCCCTGGGCGGGAAGGCCAAGGTCATCCGCATCATGCCCAACACCCCGGCGATGGTGCGGGCGGGCGCTGCGGGCATCGCCCCGGGCCCCGGATGCGGCGAGGCCGACGCAGACCTTGCGCGGACGGTTTTCGAGGCCGTGGGCGTCGCGGAAATTGTGAAGGAAAAGGACCTGGACGCCATCACCGCCCTCAGCGGGAGCGGGCCGGCGTATTTCTTTCTGCTGGTGGAGTGCCTGACGAAGGCGGCGGTGGCCGAGGGGCTGGACGAGGCGGTGGCGGCGCGGCTGGCCGCGCAGACGGCGCTCGGCGCGGGGCGGCTGCTTGCGGAGTCGGGCGAGCCGGCCTCCGTGCTCCGGGAACGGGTCACCTCCAAAGGCGGCACCACCTTCGCCGCCCTGGAGACTTTCCGCGCCCGCAACTTCGAGGAGACCGTGCTGGCGGCGGTGCAGGCTGCCGCGGCGCGTTCAAGGGAACTCGGGAAATAG
- a CDS encoding family 10 glycosylhydrolase yields MGRFALAVLLVSGCCAAFGAGAPLSGVYLHPVEYADAPGSAEERAALVDAALDKVAACGFTTLIPYANTSAGRDFWPSGAPETSAGGDWDALGVLAEKARARGLRVMPGFCLLISGHEEPRGILTAHPEWALRAADGKPQGYISPANPAARAWVVAHLRSMVEHIRPDGVMLDYLRYPSQGNIRLDPEGEKMFDSQAPEGETPAARKARFQQFKEDAITALMTELNAMLRETVPGIRTGLYTWGASVASGSPVGQCWPRWVRAGMLDVLNVSGYCYTENYGEKYMEVFETRLRDAAALAREAGGKVELTFALGVVTSHGGVKKPEEIGEYLAVARKAGYDGVAAFAWRTMEKYTDDAARAGWFKLSPAPGDTGK; encoded by the coding sequence ATGGGACGGTTTGCACTGGCGGTTCTTCTGGTGTCGGGCTGCTGCGCCGCCTTCGGCGCGGGGGCACCCCTCTCCGGGGTCTATCTGCACCCCGTGGAGTACGCGGACGCGCCGGGGTCCGCGGAGGAGCGGGCGGCCCTGGTGGACGCCGCGCTGGACAAGGTGGCCGCCTGCGGGTTCACCACCCTCATCCCCTACGCCAACACCTCGGCGGGGCGGGACTTTTGGCCTTCCGGGGCGCCGGAAACCTCGGCGGGGGGGGACTGGGACGCGCTGGGGGTGCTGGCGGAGAAGGCGCGGGCGCGGGGGCTCCGGGTCATGCCCGGCTTCTGCCTGCTGATATCGGGGCATGAGGAGCCGCGCGGGATTCTTACGGCGCACCCCGAGTGGGCGCTGCGCGCCGCCGACGGCAAACCGCAGGGATACATTTCCCCCGCCAACCCCGCGGCGCGCGCGTGGGTGGTGGCCCACCTGCGGAGCATGGTGGAGCACATCCGGCCGGACGGGGTCATGCTGGACTACCTGCGCTATCCGAGCCAGGGGAACATCCGCCTGGACCCGGAGGGGGAAAAAATGTTTGACAGCCAGGCGCCGGAGGGGGAGACGCCCGCAGCGCGCAAGGCCCGGTTCCAGCAGTTCAAGGAGGACGCGATCACGGCCCTCATGACCGAGCTGAACGCCATGCTCCGCGAGACCGTCCCCGGCATCCGCACCGGCCTCTACACCTGGGGCGCCAGCGTGGCGTCCGGAAGCCCCGTCGGCCAGTGCTGGCCGCGCTGGGTGCGTGCGGGCATGCTGGACGTGCTGAACGTCTCGGGCTACTGCTACACGGAAAACTACGGCGAGAAGTACATGGAGGTCTTTGAGACGCGCCTGCGCGACGCGGCGGCGCTGGCCCGCGAGGCGGGCGGCAAGGTCGAGCTGACCTTCGCCCTCGGCGTGGTCACCAGCCACGGCGGGGTGAAGAAGCCGGAGGAGATCGGGGAGTACCTTGCCGTCGCACGGAAGGCGGGGTATGACGGCGTGGCGGCCTTTGCCTGGCGGACCATGGAGAAGTACACCGACGACGCCGCGCGCGCTGGGTGGTTCAAGCTGTCCCCCGCGCCCGGGGACACGGGCAAATGA
- a CDS encoding SGNH/GDSL hydrolase family protein: MTRISLLFLGAASAAVLACAGCARDDPGYEYLDNGVIRVGISKTWGGAVGYLAESGRPERNYINRHDSGRLVQYSYYGLPRSNDGVYPDWPWNPVAGGDGHGNPSRILSVSNDGTTIVVRTNPLDWSGDGRRTGTVFETRYTLEGRSVRIQNTLYNDAQDHHSGGPGFDQEIPALYVTTDLETLTYYGGDAPFTGGDLSRAEPGPPPAGMRLQATECWVAYVNAAGFGVGVCVPGVTLIGNAFRSGEQGVAEDDAADTNYFAFCGRFNITPHLVRTDTAYLVLGTLDDIRGLAAERRGETAPVLGRVVAKDDAPPWKNPLWRDGPVQGESVVFVEREAGLPPAADLLFRPESPVELWSPTTGEVFEEGRDFTVDSRRRRLVWVEGSRVPHTPLGTVFPPRGQGALPHRNGRNDLYCAAWRPFHDMQLAVSYAHTGDCWEDLTEYVPTVADETLPRTLGRLRAGAAVHVVVLGDSISVGADASGWWGDLPPFQPPYTELVADALRTAYGADVRLTNLSVGGTTAAWGVEQSAGVAALAPDLVMVAFGMNDQAAGVPAGEYGEYLRRILDSVSAASPETEFIVVASMPSSPEWENTSLRRFEAYAREVRALQGAGRAAADLTTIWTALLTRKPFFALTGNGVNHPNDFGHRIQAQAVLELLGAFGTP, encoded by the coding sequence ATGACCCGGATTTCCCTTCTCTTCCTGGGGGCCGCGTCTGCGGCGGTCCTGGCCTGCGCGGGCTGCGCCCGTGATGACCCCGGGTACGAGTATCTGGATAACGGCGTCATCCGCGTGGGAATCTCCAAGACTTGGGGCGGGGCCGTCGGTTATCTGGCCGAGAGCGGGCGTCCCGAAAGGAACTACATCAACCGTCACGACAGCGGCCGGCTGGTGCAGTACTCCTATTACGGGCTGCCCCGGTCCAACGACGGCGTGTATCCCGACTGGCCGTGGAACCCCGTGGCGGGGGGCGACGGGCACGGCAACCCCTCGCGTATCCTGAGCGTCAGCAACGACGGCACGACCATTGTGGTGCGGACCAATCCCCTGGATTGGTCCGGTGACGGACGGCGGACAGGGACGGTCTTCGAGACCCGCTACACCCTGGAGGGGCGCTCGGTCCGGATACAGAACACGCTGTACAACGACGCCCAGGACCACCACTCCGGGGGACCGGGCTTTGACCAGGAAATCCCGGCGCTCTATGTGACCACGGACCTCGAAACGCTCACCTACTACGGCGGCGACGCGCCGTTCACCGGCGGGGACCTTTCGCGGGCCGAGCCGGGGCCGCCCCCCGCGGGCATGCGGCTCCAGGCCACGGAATGCTGGGTGGCCTACGTCAACGCGGCCGGGTTCGGCGTGGGGGTGTGCGTGCCCGGCGTCACCCTGATCGGAAACGCCTTCCGGTCCGGGGAGCAGGGCGTGGCGGAGGATGACGCCGCCGACACCAACTACTTCGCCTTCTGCGGCAGGTTCAACATCACGCCGCACCTGGTCCGCACGGACACCGCCTATCTGGTGCTGGGAACGCTGGACGACATCCGCGGCCTGGCGGCGGAAAGGCGCGGGGAGACGGCCCCCGTCCTTGGGAGGGTGGTTGCTAAAGACGATGCGCCCCCCTGGAAGAATCCCCTCTGGCGGGACGGGCCGGTCCAGGGGGAGAGCGTGGTGTTTGTTGAAAGAGAGGCCGGGCTTCCCCCCGCCGCCGACCTCCTGTTCAGGCCGGAGTCCCCGGTCGAGCTCTGGAGTCCCACGACCGGGGAGGTGTTTGAGGAGGGGCGTGACTTCACGGTGGACTCCCGCAGGCGCCGGCTGGTGTGGGTGGAGGGGTCCCGCGTGCCCCACACCCCTTTGGGAACGGTGTTTCCCCCGCGCGGGCAGGGGGCGCTGCCCCACCGCAACGGCCGGAACGACCTCTACTGCGCCGCCTGGCGCCCTTTTCATGACATGCAGTTGGCCGTCTCCTATGCGCACACCGGCGACTGCTGGGAAGACCTCACGGAGTATGTTCCCACCGTGGCGGATGAAACGCTGCCCCGGACTCTGGGACGGCTGCGCGCCGGGGCGGCCGTGCATGTTGTGGTGCTCGGCGACAGCATCTCGGTGGGCGCCGACGCGTCGGGGTGGTGGGGCGACCTCCCGCCTTTTCAGCCGCCGTACACCGAACTGGTCGCCGACGCCCTGCGGACGGCCTACGGGGCCGACGTCCGGCTCACCAACCTGTCCGTCGGAGGCACCACCGCCGCCTGGGGCGTGGAGCAGTCCGCGGGCGTGGCGGCGCTGGCCCCCGACCTGGTGATGGTGGCCTTCGGCATGAACGACCAGGCGGCCGGGGTGCCCGCCGGGGAGTACGGGGAGTATCTGCGCCGCATCCTGGACAGTGTCTCCGCCGCAAGCCCCGAAACGGAGTTCATCGTGGTCGCGTCCATGCCCTCCAGTCCGGAATGGGAAAACACCTCCCTGCGTCGCTTTGAGGCCTACGCCCGGGAAGTGCGGGCGCTCCAGGGGGCGGGCCGCGCGGCGGCCGACCTGACCACCATCTGGACGGCGCTGCTCACCCGGAAACCCTTTTTCGCCCTCACCGGAAACGGGGTGAACCACCCGAACGACTTCGGCCACCGCATCCAGGCGCAGGCGGTTCTTGAACTGCTCGGAGCGTTTGGCACCCCGTAG